A genomic segment from Polyangium mundeleinium encodes:
- a CDS encoding Eco57I restriction-modification methylase domain-containing protein translates to MAAKRKTRAREAQIAFEALSIEGGLLSPEWLSKVAQLQAGTQAEADYRIHKGLNLRDEIGRYWRIAQAQWADFKTGRDAKADPKAISERFVPALLRDAFGFTSLAAVEPARLQERTYPIGRVALGGRVPVVIAPANSGLDTPSPSFGDGSRRRSAFGLAQEYLNAQEGALWGIASDGSALRIVRDNASLTRPAWIEADLQRIFTEDRYADFAVLWLLLHETRFGREGQPVTECALEVWRNAGREEGTRAREHLRRGVEEALVALGQGFLAHAENQTLRADLQNGTLPVKDYFNQLLRLVYRLIFLLTVEERGLLHPDGTSDAAKALYAHGYGIRRLRERSVKRSAHDRFSDLWEATKVVCRGLAAGEPHLGLPALAGIFAASQCPALDAAKLENRALLLAVFKLAWLREDGSLARVNWRDMGPEELGSVYESLLELVPQIAKEGRQFAFATGGETKGNVRKTTGSYYTPDSLVQVLLDSALEPVIADAIAKNPANPVEALLGLAIVDPACGSGHFLLAAARRLAAHIARLQANGTPSAAEYRHSLRQVVGRCIFGVDLNPMAVELCKVGLWMEAVEPGLPLTFLNSHIQHGNALLGTTPELMARGIPDAAWDPIEGDDKKTASALKKRNKKAAEGQRSLDTLWTKPAETEAQAVTRAVTELDAASDANVEALAKKEERWDGILGSPEYRHQKFVADAWCAAFVWPKQPGELTDAAPTNELWRQLRDGQGQAPALTTQTVGELAEQYRFFHWHLQFPQVFAKGGFDVVLGNPPWERVKLQEQEFFASRSEEIAKAANAAVRKKLIAKLPEENPQLWEEWSDASRKAEGESHSIRQSGRYPLCGKGDVNTYAVFAEHNRRVLASGGRAGFIVPTGIATDDSTKAYFQALVDDEWLVSIFDFQSGGELFGEVGHARFKFCLLTIGSSRTFVVAFGLRATAELKDPGRLFDLTPADISLINPNTRTCPVFRTRTDANITKAIYRRIPILIREDDKERQSGNPWGIQLARMFDMSNDSHMFRTRVQLANSGWSLTGNVFAHGSERMLPLYEGRLAHQFNHRYAQEPGGELVEATEAQLRDTSFVVEPHYWVPEQAAREMLDRRKSACRSGLLGFRRVARPGDERTVIAAILPWGPASYGFIMTMGPRAEELLLLCGIYNSYAFDYLARSSLSQPSFPQSTFQQLAAPTPAQMDNVAGYLGVTMRTFVGSRVFELTYTARDLEAFARDVGYEGQPFQWDGERRFLLRCELDAAFFHLYGLSRDDTEHILDTFPIVRRDDEKAHGEYRTKLVILEMYDAMTEAVRFARPYETRLDPPPVDLGTAPSARDGGKVIPLPVRPAVRPQPGVRPAAATAAAVVPNLAAVGASDWARPRTMERGEIQAAILAVLKAHGAPLDRRLARLAALLCLEPHLLVSQLDKAERDSWARVVGADAKKAANASVDGTTQEWGAALSGLRARGRLTENLQQNTWAIGTSTDAIDTSGWADGRAGFVVNVLRRLQESTQVDAIILKLPAPIRQWLEHAA, encoded by the coding sequence ATGGCAGCAAAGCGAAAGACCCGAGCCCGCGAGGCCCAGATCGCCTTCGAAGCGCTCTCGATCGAAGGCGGTCTCCTCTCACCCGAGTGGCTCTCGAAGGTCGCCCAGCTTCAGGCGGGAACGCAGGCCGAAGCTGACTACCGCATCCACAAGGGCCTCAACCTCCGCGACGAGATCGGCCGCTACTGGCGCATCGCGCAGGCCCAGTGGGCCGACTTCAAGACCGGCCGTGACGCGAAGGCCGACCCGAAGGCTATCTCCGAGCGCTTCGTGCCCGCGCTCCTCCGCGACGCATTCGGCTTCACGTCGCTCGCGGCAGTGGAGCCTGCGCGCCTCCAGGAGCGGACGTATCCCATCGGACGCGTGGCGCTCGGCGGGCGTGTGCCGGTCGTCATCGCTCCGGCCAACAGCGGCCTGGACACGCCCTCGCCGTCGTTCGGCGACGGCAGCCGTCGCCGCAGTGCCTTTGGTCTCGCGCAGGAGTACCTAAACGCCCAGGAAGGCGCGCTCTGGGGCATCGCCAGCGACGGCTCCGCCCTGCGCATCGTGCGCGACAACGCGAGCCTCACGCGCCCCGCGTGGATCGAGGCCGATCTCCAGCGCATCTTCACCGAGGACCGCTACGCCGACTTCGCTGTGCTCTGGCTCCTCCTCCACGAGACGCGCTTCGGCCGTGAAGGGCAGCCCGTCACCGAATGCGCGCTCGAGGTCTGGCGCAACGCGGGCCGCGAAGAAGGCACACGTGCGCGCGAGCACCTTCGACGTGGCGTCGAGGAAGCGCTCGTCGCGCTGGGCCAGGGCTTCCTTGCGCATGCCGAGAACCAGACGCTGCGCGCCGACCTGCAAAACGGCACGCTGCCGGTGAAGGACTACTTCAACCAGCTCCTGCGGCTCGTCTACCGGCTCATCTTCCTGCTCACGGTCGAAGAGCGCGGGCTGCTTCACCCCGACGGGACGAGCGACGCAGCGAAGGCGCTCTACGCCCACGGCTACGGTATTCGGCGCCTGCGCGAGCGCTCGGTGAAGCGCAGCGCCCACGACCGATTCTCCGACCTGTGGGAGGCGACCAAGGTCGTGTGCCGTGGCCTCGCTGCCGGAGAGCCGCACCTCGGTCTACCGGCGCTCGCGGGCATTTTCGCGGCGAGCCAGTGCCCCGCGCTCGATGCCGCGAAGCTCGAGAACCGCGCGCTGCTACTCGCCGTCTTCAAGCTCGCGTGGCTTCGCGAGGATGGCAGCCTCGCGCGCGTCAACTGGCGCGACATGGGTCCCGAGGAGCTCGGCAGCGTGTACGAGAGCCTCCTCGAACTCGTCCCCCAGATCGCCAAGGAGGGACGCCAGTTCGCGTTCGCGACCGGCGGTGAGACGAAGGGCAATGTGCGCAAGACGACGGGCAGTTACTACACGCCCGACAGCCTCGTACAGGTGCTGCTCGACAGCGCGCTTGAGCCCGTCATCGCCGACGCCATCGCCAAGAACCCGGCGAACCCGGTCGAGGCACTCCTCGGCCTCGCCATTGTCGACCCGGCGTGCGGCTCGGGACACTTCCTCCTCGCCGCCGCACGCCGGCTCGCCGCGCACATTGCACGCCTTCAGGCGAACGGCACGCCTTCGGCCGCCGAGTACCGCCACTCACTTCGGCAGGTAGTCGGCCGCTGCATCTTCGGCGTCGACCTCAACCCCATGGCCGTCGAGCTGTGCAAGGTCGGCCTTTGGATGGAGGCGGTCGAGCCGGGCCTGCCGCTCACGTTCCTCAACTCGCACATCCAGCACGGCAACGCGCTTCTCGGGACGACGCCGGAGCTGATGGCAAGGGGCATCCCCGATGCGGCGTGGGACCCGATCGAGGGTGACGACAAGAAGACCGCGAGCGCGCTCAAGAAGCGGAATAAGAAGGCCGCCGAAGGACAGCGCTCACTCGACACGCTGTGGACCAAGCCCGCCGAGACCGAGGCGCAGGCCGTTACGCGCGCGGTCACCGAGCTCGATGCGGCGAGCGACGCGAACGTGGAAGCGCTCGCGAAGAAGGAGGAGCGCTGGGACGGCATCCTCGGCTCGCCCGAGTACCGCCACCAGAAATTCGTGGCCGACGCATGGTGCGCTGCCTTCGTGTGGCCAAAGCAGCCGGGCGAGCTGACCGACGCCGCGCCGACGAACGAGCTGTGGCGACAGCTCCGCGACGGCCAAGGGCAGGCGCCTGCGCTCACCACGCAGACCGTCGGCGAGCTCGCGGAGCAGTATCGGTTCTTTCACTGGCACCTGCAGTTCCCGCAGGTATTCGCGAAGGGCGGTTTCGACGTCGTTCTGGGCAACCCGCCGTGGGAGCGCGTGAAGTTGCAGGAGCAAGAGTTCTTCGCATCGCGCAGCGAGGAAATCGCCAAGGCTGCCAACGCGGCCGTGCGCAAGAAGCTGATCGCGAAGCTGCCGGAGGAAAATCCTCAACTCTGGGAGGAGTGGAGCGACGCGAGTCGCAAGGCCGAAGGCGAGAGTCACTCGATCCGGCAGTCGGGTCGCTATCCGCTGTGCGGCAAGGGCGACGTGAATACTTACGCCGTTTTCGCCGAACACAATCGGAGGGTGCTCGCTTCAGGGGGGCGGGCCGGCTTCATCGTCCCGACCGGAATCGCGACCGACGACAGCACCAAGGCTTACTTCCAAGCCCTCGTGGATGACGAGTGGCTGGTTTCCATCTTCGATTTCCAGAGCGGCGGGGAGCTGTTTGGGGAAGTTGGCCACGCACGGTTCAAGTTCTGCCTGCTGACCATCGGTTCCTCTAGGACGTTCGTAGTCGCCTTCGGCCTGCGAGCGACGGCCGAGCTGAAAGATCCCGGACGGCTATTCGACCTCACGCCGGCCGATATCTCGCTGATAAATCCGAACACGCGCACATGCCCAGTCTTCCGCACGCGGACGGATGCCAACATCACGAAGGCAATCTATCGACGCATTCCGATCCTTATCCGAGAGGACGACAAGGAGCGTCAGTCTGGGAACCCCTGGGGTATTCAGCTCGCGCGCATGTTCGACATGTCGAACGACTCGCACATGTTCAGAACCCGTGTGCAGCTTGCGAATTCTGGCTGGTCGCTTACGGGCAACGTCTTCGCTCACGGATCGGAGAGGATGCTTCCTCTCTACGAAGGGCGGCTCGCTCACCAATTCAATCACCGATACGCCCAAGAGCCTGGAGGTGAGCTGGTCGAGGCAACAGAAGCGCAGCTTCGGGATACGTCGTTCGTCGTAGAACCTCACTACTGGGTGCCCGAGCAAGCGGCCCGAGAAATGCTCGATCGCCGCAAGTCGGCGTGTCGGAGCGGGTTGCTCGGCTTCAGACGCGTCGCGAGGCCGGGCGATGAACGCACAGTGATCGCGGCAATCCTGCCATGGGGGCCGGCATCGTACGGTTTCATCATGACGATGGGCCCTCGCGCCGAGGAGCTGCTTCTCCTTTGTGGGATCTACAATTCCTACGCCTTCGACTACCTGGCTCGCAGTTCGCTCTCTCAGCCCAGTTTTCCGCAGTCGACTTTTCAGCAGCTCGCGGCGCCGACCCCCGCGCAGATGGACAACGTTGCCGGATACCTCGGAGTGACGATGCGCACGTTCGTCGGCTCCCGCGTGTTCGAACTCACTTACACGGCGCGGGACCTCGAAGCATTCGCGCGTGACGTTGGCTACGAAGGTCAACCGTTCCAGTGGGACGGCGAGCGGCGGTTCCTGCTTCGCTGCGAGCTCGACGCGGCCTTCTTCCATCTCTACGGCCTGTCCCGTGACGATACCGAGCACATCTTGGACACCTTTCCGATCGTGCGTAGGGACGACGAAAAGGCTCATGGGGAGTACCGCACAAAGCTCGTCATCCTTGAGATGTACGACGCGATGACTGAGGCCGTGCGCTTCGCGCGACCGTACGAGACTCGCCTCGATCCTCCGCCTGTTGACTTGGGGACCGCGCCATCGGCGCGTGATGGCGGGAAGGTCATCCCGCTCCCGGTTCGCCCTGCCGTTCGTCCTCAACCCGGAGTCAGGCCCGCTGCTGCAACGGCGGCTGCGGTGGTCCCGAACCTTGCTGCGGTCGGCGCGAGCGACTGGGCGCGGCCTCGGACGATGGAGCGCGGGGAGATCCAGGCCGCGATTCTCGCGGTGCTAAAGGCTCATGGCGCGCCGTTGGATCGGCGACTGGCGCGGCTCGCAGCGTTGCTCTGCTTGGAGCCGCACCTGCTCGTCTCCCAGCTCGACAAGGCCGAGCGGGATAGCTGGGCCCGGGTGGTCGGCGCCGATGCGAAGAAGGCGGCCAACGCCTCCGTCGACGGCACCACCCAGGAGTGGGGCGCGGCGCTCTCCGGCTTACGCGCACGCGGAAGGCTCACGGAGAACCTGCAGCAGAACACGTGGGCGATCGGCACAAGCACGGATGCCATCGACACGAGCGGCTGGGCTGACGGGCGCGCTGGCTTCGTCGTGAACGTGCTGCGGCGTCTCCAGGAGTCGACACAGGTGGACGCAATCATCCTCAAGCTGCCGGCGCCCATCCGGCAATGGTTGGAACATGCAGCGTGA
- a CDS encoding HNH endonuclease, with product MTTTLSPIIASRLAKAATDNGFDQELQREGDWLVFASTQCPLRVWLGAFGAAVFLAAFSQQNVARALGEYGTPMAAPLPKGAIAGRTVPDVPALHRLLRRAFQLSKALPTELLHTFEKQIAALPKKTEAERLVVQRVGQNLFRDGLLDLWEGRCAVTGLAVRELLRASHIKPWADCETDAERLDVYNGILLAPHLDAAFDRGFITVADDGAIVVSDALGSAARTTLGLDQPLRVRGLADGHRSYLPWHRERVFKTGGA from the coding sequence ATGACGACGACGCTCTCGCCGATCATCGCCTCGCGTCTCGCTAAGGCGGCCACGGACAACGGCTTCGACCAGGAGCTCCAGCGCGAGGGCGACTGGCTCGTCTTTGCGAGCACGCAGTGCCCGCTTCGGGTGTGGCTCGGAGCGTTCGGTGCCGCCGTCTTCCTCGCGGCGTTCTCGCAGCAAAACGTCGCGCGTGCCCTCGGCGAGTACGGCACGCCCATGGCTGCGCCGCTTCCGAAGGGCGCCATCGCTGGGCGCACGGTCCCGGACGTGCCCGCATTGCATCGGCTCCTTCGTCGCGCCTTCCAGCTCTCGAAAGCGCTGCCGACAGAGCTGCTTCACACGTTCGAGAAGCAGATTGCAGCCTTGCCGAAGAAGACCGAGGCCGAGCGCCTCGTGGTTCAGCGCGTCGGCCAGAACCTTTTTCGCGACGGCTTGCTCGACCTGTGGGAGGGGCGGTGCGCCGTAACCGGGCTCGCCGTGCGGGAGCTTCTCCGCGCGAGCCACATCAAGCCGTGGGCCGACTGCGAGACCGACGCCGAGCGGCTCGACGTCTACAACGGCATCCTGCTCGCACCGCATCTCGACGCGGCGTTCGATCGAGGCTTCATCACCGTCGCAGACGACGGCGCCATCGTCGTGAGCGACGCGCTCGGCAGCGCCGCCCGCACCACGCTCGGTCTCGACCAGCCACTTCGCGTCCGCGGACTCGCGGACGGGCATCGCTCGTACCTGCCGTGGCACCGAGAGCGGGTTTTTAAGACGGGAGGTGCGTGA
- a CDS encoding tetratricopeptide repeat protein — protein MTPQERHAARRMAEYCIIQAAQHDGDQAWFHDSHAFIEHYWKFVSTESDDPTLVLEYVRTFYRFQALAGLYKEILEWSLKGAEAAQTLGDTGSLAVILGRIGSVRADLGDLSQAIDHHEKEAHLMREIGNRVGEAGALISLGADYYRLSDYSRAIESCERGIDLAREVGDSELEANGLNNLCLVLIERGELDNASGLYAQILDLDRARRDRMGEASTLGNLAGLFMRRGDYYRAAEHYWQAIQMSGEIGDRTIELKATLGLGVAYIRLEELRSAANLFERALDLAREVGDIRSAGEAQGNLGVIFKNLGDLNKAKYYLLERLHLARKTGNKKGEGITLANLGAVHRDRGELQSAIPYFEQAIAVAESIGERTAETKRKSSLGDIYRQLGEPGRAIELYQDALVVLRALGDHRGEASALWSIGLAHEGAGRYEDAVRWMQGTISAERSAGDTSSAEEHERALQELLAKI, from the coding sequence ATGACGCCCCAAGAGCGGCATGCAGCCAGGCGCATGGCCGAATACTGCATCATCCAAGCTGCCCAGCACGATGGTGATCAGGCTTGGTTTCACGACTCGCACGCGTTCATAGAACACTATTGGAAATTCGTTAGTACGGAGAGCGATGACCCGACGCTCGTGCTCGAGTATGTTCGTACGTTTTATCGCTTTCAGGCGTTGGCCGGATTGTACAAGGAGATTCTCGAGTGGAGTCTCAAAGGCGCCGAGGCAGCGCAGACGCTCGGCGATACGGGGAGCCTGGCCGTCATCCTCGGGCGCATCGGATCGGTCCGGGCCGATCTAGGTGATCTTTCGCAGGCCATCGATCACCACGAGAAGGAGGCCCATCTGATGCGAGAGATTGGCAATCGCGTCGGCGAGGCAGGCGCCCTTATCAGCCTCGGCGCCGACTATTATCGCCTGAGTGATTACTCGCGCGCCATCGAATCGTGCGAGCGCGGAATAGACCTCGCACGGGAGGTGGGAGACAGTGAGTTGGAGGCTAACGGCCTCAACAACCTGTGCCTCGTCCTGATCGAGCGGGGTGAGCTCGACAATGCCAGCGGGCTCTATGCACAGATCCTGGACCTCGATCGGGCGCGCCGAGACCGTATGGGTGAAGCGAGCACGCTCGGGAACCTCGCGGGGCTCTTCATGCGCCGGGGGGACTATTATCGCGCAGCCGAGCACTATTGGCAGGCGATCCAGATGTCCGGGGAGATCGGCGACCGGACGATTGAGTTGAAAGCTACGCTGGGGCTCGGGGTAGCCTACATTCGGCTCGAGGAACTCCGATCCGCAGCGAATTTGTTTGAAAGAGCCCTCGATCTCGCGCGTGAGGTGGGAGACATCAGGAGCGCGGGAGAGGCGCAGGGAAACCTCGGCGTGATCTTCAAGAACCTCGGCGACCTGAACAAGGCAAAGTATTACTTATTGGAACGCCTCCACCTCGCTCGCAAGACTGGCAACAAGAAGGGCGAGGGCATTACGCTCGCTAATCTCGGTGCCGTCCATCGCGATCGTGGCGAGCTCCAGAGCGCTATACCTTATTTCGAGCAAGCGATCGCCGTTGCCGAGTCGATAGGCGAACGCACCGCGGAAACGAAGCGGAAGAGCTCTCTCGGGGACATCTACCGGCAGCTCGGGGAGCCTGGGCGCGCCATCGAACTTTATCAAGACGCGCTGGTCGTGCTCCGCGCCCTCGGGGATCACCGAGGTGAAGCGAGCGCCCTGTGGAGCATCGGACTCGCGCACGAAGGCGCAGGTCGATACGAGGATGCTGTCCGGTGGATGCAGGGGACAATCAGCGCGGAGCGCAGTGCCGGTGATACGAGCTCAGCTGAAGAGCACGAGCGAGCGCTGCAAGAGTTGCTGGCGAAGATCTAG
- a CDS encoding NB-ARC domain-containing protein, with protein sequence MAASKKLRHSPRGATLPSLLDLLHWLEHTWTQDAGAIKLELNNEHVEELPEWIEVLTREWRRASDDGKTLPADLLTNFYLDRVQAYLAMRLTHPRELLPQLCVAWMWARGWTPTDPLSENDAGLTGFSIKHVIDNILTPAEALRPQFQPNFPSLWKSLRAPQSPSLHVPPWRAPPVPTAPMAARSPTQDAFDPGRPKPPIMAPSRQNRPMFGRDDDLKWLFDKLEIRKPEARDVPPVAVRGLGGIGKTTLAMALAHHEELQRVLHDGVLWAALGPRPNIRECLNAWGHALNVDLLPVHEETECRDRLRMALYHRKALLVIDDIWDVTHGRYFEVAGPWCRFLVTTREPPVANSLATMERTRLLDVLQPEAALEVLRRLAPDVVNGDEPTAKELCKRMERLPLALTLAGLYLAKENAVPGRMKMLLGELIASGDKRINLPQDEQRLGLPNNEPVTLGAILGLSVKKLSPEDQARFALLSSFPSEPVTWESKAAAHLWECSLQSAEATISQMAQRGLVEPIGERYWMHALLVDYARSMNQVPGV encoded by the coding sequence ATGGCCGCATCGAAGAAACTCCGTCACAGTCCGAGGGGCGCAACGCTACCTTCGCTGCTCGACCTGCTTCACTGGCTCGAGCACACGTGGACCCAGGATGCCGGTGCGATCAAGCTGGAGCTGAACAACGAGCACGTCGAAGAGTTGCCCGAATGGATAGAGGTACTCACGCGCGAGTGGCGAAGAGCGTCGGATGACGGCAAAACATTGCCCGCAGATCTATTGACGAACTTCTACCTCGACCGGGTGCAAGCTTATCTGGCGATGCGATTGACACACCCCCGCGAGCTTTTGCCCCAGCTTTGCGTCGCCTGGATGTGGGCGAGAGGCTGGACCCCCACGGACCCCTTGTCCGAGAACGATGCCGGCCTCACGGGCTTCAGTATTAAACATGTCATTGATAACATCTTGACCCCCGCTGAAGCCTTGCGCCCCCAATTTCAGCCGAATTTCCCGTCGCTCTGGAAAAGCCTACGTGCTCCACAGTCTCCGTCGCTTCACGTCCCGCCCTGGCGCGCTCCGCCGGTACCGACTGCGCCGATGGCCGCTCGATCGCCCACGCAGGACGCATTCGATCCTGGTCGCCCGAAGCCGCCCATCATGGCGCCGTCGCGCCAAAATCGCCCCATGTTCGGCCGGGATGATGACCTCAAATGGCTCTTCGACAAGCTCGAGATCCGAAAACCGGAGGCGAGGGACGTCCCTCCGGTGGCCGTGCGCGGGCTTGGCGGGATCGGAAAAACAACCCTGGCGATGGCGCTTGCTCACCACGAAGAGCTTCAGCGCGTGCTTCACGACGGCGTGCTATGGGCTGCGCTCGGACCTCGACCCAACATCCGCGAATGTCTGAACGCGTGGGGCCATGCCCTCAATGTAGATCTCCTGCCGGTGCACGAGGAGACGGAGTGTCGGGATCGCTTGAGGATGGCGCTTTATCATCGCAAGGCGCTCCTCGTGATCGACGACATCTGGGATGTCACACATGGCCGCTACTTCGAAGTGGCGGGCCCCTGGTGTCGATTTCTTGTTACAACACGAGAGCCACCCGTGGCGAACTCGCTCGCAACAATGGAGCGCACGAGGCTGCTGGATGTTTTGCAGCCGGAGGCTGCGCTCGAGGTACTCCGACGACTTGCGCCGGACGTCGTGAACGGCGACGAGCCGACCGCCAAGGAGTTGTGTAAACGAATGGAGCGCCTGCCTCTCGCGTTGACCCTGGCCGGCCTCTACCTCGCCAAGGAGAACGCAGTGCCAGGCCGCATGAAGATGCTTCTCGGCGAGCTCATCGCCAGCGGAGACAAGCGGATAAACCTACCCCAAGATGAGCAAAGACTCGGCCTTCCTAACAACGAACCGGTGACGCTTGGAGCGATACTTGGTTTGAGCGTCAAGAAATTGAGCCCTGAAGATCAGGCTCGGTTCGCCCTGCTGTCGTCGTTTCCGAGCGAGCCGGTGACGTGGGAGTCGAAGGCTGCGGCACACCTATGGGAATGCTCGCTGCAGAGCGCTGAAGCGACGATCTCACAGATGGCCCAGCGCGGCCTTGTCGAACCGATCGGCGAACGCTACTGGATGCACGCGCTCCTTGTCGACTATGCACGGTCGATGAATCAGGTGCCGGGCGTATGA
- a CDS encoding GNAT family N-acetyltransferase, translating to MAITVSTAESKKELFRVFRNRLHAFKHVEGYPIVDDPCSGMEIDRYDCLARTLQFIARKKTGIVGFVRLVSQGERANEQDIPLDDRFVIDFDSAGSRYKGQKRGEVGRLFVEASSRGEGVASNLCRVMCKESLKRGVTVWQSAASMDTDDEREANDIYLQLDRRGYVRRDVRVKMKAAERPTRSSRPFFKTPFERHSAQLGMARRVPAAVIADASLGAVFVGRPYFEAEIGRYAMPFFAYVPDVLARFRR from the coding sequence ATGGCCATTACTGTCTCGACTGCAGAATCAAAGAAGGAGCTCTTCAGGGTCTTCCGCAATCGGTTGCACGCATTCAAACACGTCGAGGGGTACCCCATCGTGGATGATCCGTGCTCCGGAATGGAGATCGATCGGTACGATTGCCTCGCGAGGACCCTGCAATTCATCGCGCGCAAGAAAACGGGCATCGTCGGATTCGTCAGGCTTGTCTCTCAAGGCGAAAGGGCCAACGAGCAAGACATCCCGCTCGATGACAGGTTCGTCATCGATTTCGACTCTGCCGGCTCCCGATACAAGGGGCAAAAGCGGGGCGAGGTGGGGCGCCTCTTCGTGGAGGCGTCGTCGCGAGGCGAGGGTGTCGCCTCGAACCTCTGCAGGGTGATGTGCAAGGAGAGCCTGAAGCGCGGCGTGACGGTGTGGCAATCGGCTGCCTCCATGGACACCGATGATGAGCGCGAAGCCAACGACATCTATCTGCAGCTCGATCGCCGGGGGTATGTTCGACGCGATGTCCGCGTCAAGATGAAGGCGGCCGAGCGGCCCACGCGGTCTTCGCGTCCCTTCTTCAAAACCCCTTTCGAGCGCCACTCCGCGCAACTCGGCATGGCAAGGAGGGTCCCCGCCGCCGTCATCGCAGACGCCAGCTTGGGCGCCGTGTTCGTCGGGCGCCCGTATTTCGAGGCCGAGATCGGTCGGTACGCCATGCCTTTCTTCGCCTACGTCCCCGATGTGCTGGCGAGGTTTCGTCGGTAG
- a CDS encoding helix-turn-helix transcriptional regulator: MASSDQHGASERKLVNEIIECLTSSLDVQNVMDGVFPVLAKLLSSDQAALCVSNATAPGGYDWSMVDFPLDWFSDYAQLEPHDFIKSSVMAQPNKVLIDTEMCSRRDIEANLMYRRALEVGMPVQQAMAVMLDYKTSWHAGITFYRSRRRPFSEGNRKSFQRIVPVFANALRNCKLFAEVQGRTALLDELLRLDRRETILMASPTVELERSPGASSLIARWFAPEELGRGALPLVIANALEGEIRCHGRLSVSPEIPARRRPSGVELQICVVPVPRKANHTAWAVVMREVHLVPECWHRILTPREVEVASRVALGWDNRLIADDLRCSVLTVKKHVQHILDKLGTDRRGILQRRAAEGR; this comes from the coding sequence ATGGCATCATCCGATCAGCACGGAGCTTCCGAGCGGAAGCTGGTGAATGAAATCATCGAGTGCCTGACCTCGTCGCTCGACGTGCAGAACGTCATGGACGGCGTCTTCCCTGTACTTGCGAAGCTCCTATCCTCGGATCAGGCGGCGCTCTGCGTCTCGAACGCGACCGCTCCCGGTGGATATGACTGGTCGATGGTCGATTTTCCGCTGGATTGGTTCAGCGATTATGCGCAATTGGAGCCTCATGATTTCATAAAATCAAGCGTAATGGCGCAACCGAACAAGGTCCTCATCGACACCGAGATGTGCTCGCGGAGAGACATCGAAGCCAATCTCATGTATCGACGGGCTCTCGAGGTGGGAATGCCGGTCCAACAAGCCATGGCGGTGATGCTGGACTACAAGACGAGCTGGCACGCAGGGATCACGTTCTACCGCAGCCGCCGCAGACCTTTTTCAGAGGGAAATCGGAAATCATTTCAGCGTATCGTACCGGTGTTCGCCAACGCGCTCCGCAACTGCAAACTCTTCGCGGAGGTCCAGGGGAGGACGGCGCTCCTCGACGAGTTGCTTCGGCTCGACCGCCGGGAGACCATTCTCATGGCGTCGCCGACGGTCGAGCTCGAACGTTCGCCTGGCGCCAGCTCGCTCATCGCCCGTTGGTTCGCTCCGGAAGAGCTGGGCCGAGGCGCCCTGCCTCTCGTGATTGCCAACGCATTGGAGGGGGAAATCCGTTGCCATGGGCGTCTGAGCGTGTCACCGGAAATACCAGCGAGAAGGCGGCCTTCTGGGGTCGAACTCCAGATTTGCGTCGTGCCTGTTCCCCGAAAGGCGAACCATACTGCGTGGGCGGTTGTCATGCGCGAGGTCCATCTCGTGCCGGAGTGCTGGCACCGGATCTTGACGCCGCGAGAGGTCGAGGTCGCGTCTCGCGTCGCCCTCGGTTGGGACAACCGCCTAATCGCGGATGATTTGCGCTGCTCGGTCCTGACCGTCAAGAAGCACGTCCAGCACATCCTCGACAAACTGGGTACGGACCGACGCGGTATCTTGCAGCGCCGAGCAGCGGAGGGCAGGTGA